A window of Cheilinus undulatus linkage group 23, ASM1832078v1, whole genome shotgun sequence genomic DNA:
agagaggccaaaaagtgggggaaaagttgcaagaaagggcaaaaagcatcacaactgggtttaaagtggcaaaaattagtcagaaaggggcaaaaaactgTTACAAACGGGTGGAAATCAAAGTTGCAACAATAGGCAAAAAGCTGCACTAATTGGTTGAAtgtaaaaattggccaaaattaCACATGGTTCAAAAGGGGAaaagaagggcaaaaagcagcaaaggtTGCTCATGAGGTGCAAAAGGAAATGTCAACAATGCAGGACAAGtagcaaaatgagttaaaagtggcaaaaataagttagaaggggcaaaaacaaATGGCAACAACTGGGAACACGCtgcaaaataggttaaaaggggtaaaaaaaagtggcaaagaagggcaaaatgcagcaaaaacaagtTATAAGGGGGAAAAAGAAATGGTaacaatgggataaaagcaagcaaaatgggttaaaaggggcaataaGAGTGGCTAAAAGCtggcaaagatgggcaaaagaagggacaaaaaaacTACGTTacatttaaaattgcaaaatatgTCTTGAGTAATATGTAAAAAGCATTACCATATAAAACTGTCATAACAAACATTCTTTGTTATTCATATGTGTCCCTACAGCTAGAAAACACTGTGTTTGCCAAATTATATTACTTCTGGAGgattttattacctccaccaagaaGGTTATATGATCAGCAtcgtttgttgttttgtttgttagcagcataaaagttatggatggattttgattaaattttcaggaaatgtcagaaatggcataaggaagaactgattagtaatctggatcaccatctggatccaggaatttttttaaaggattctgtactattgggagatagggctaatggcagaggtctgcgctctccgagggCTTTTctagttaaccttgcaaagcagatgaatacacccatttccttgtttctcactggtgaatccatcttgcaaagctcccatctgaaccgtttgggcccggttagaaagtgacaggaccaatcagcgtcgagagacagtactttcaggcgcggcagagtcatgacgtaagcaagcagcaacaagaagccagTGCGATTAGACAGAAGACATTAGCctgaatgctgctaaagtgtacgttttatcagaacttaatgacatttcttcactgaaagaagaacaaagaacagcagtgagttgttttcttctcaaaaacgacagaagtcgtgtactgacatgtctatagtcaccatggtttgcattattcctcagtagctgcgcacgtgcacctcagtcgtggctacgtcacgtgttctgttgctctgattggcctgtaaagatgtgatagacagaacgttcatccaatcacacaccgagtttttttcaaatcctctgccctttcctaaacgcttagtattgaaggttttccagatggatgtgtgaaacatatccatctggCATGACAGGTTAGAATTTTATGCCTTTAGAAGCAAAAGTTAATCACCAGAAGGCTAGTAAAATATTTACACATGCAATCTTTATGTGTATTAACAAAACAGCTCTTGCCTGACTTCAGGCTGTTCAGAGAGTAGCTGAAAGGCTTCTAACTGGAACTGAGAGAACAGCACATACAACTCCTGTTTCATTCCTCTCTTATCTTCTCTTAAATATCTGAAAGTCATTTTAAGAAGTATTTTTATGATCTTAGTGAGCTCTGTACAACCAGGCTCCTTCCTGGACCCAATTCCTCTTAATGGACCCTAAGCTCATCAGACtcaagcaaaaatgggttaaaagttttaaaaagaagttCTAAGTTTCACATTAGaactaaaaaaacagtttgaggcccttttctgctttaaaatgagggagctgttagccaggacgctagcaccaatgctactgctCCAACATGCATGCACTGACGTCATCAATTAATCACAACTGGAGAGGGTcaattcactgtttttttttaggggCTCAGtcaactctgtgggcaggcctgtttGAACGCAACTGAATAACTTGTAAATATGTTCTTTTaacagaaaatacagaaaattatACCCCCAGAATTGATTAGTCTAATAACTTCCCAAGCAGGAGAATGGCTGTCCTTTCAATATCAAGGACCTCACAAATGAGTCCTGAATTCCAAAAATTGCTTACAACTGTGAGGTATAGGGTTTCatgaaaaacaatttaaacCAACTTGCATTAAGCTTACGAACCCGtcataaaagtgaaaatgtttacatttttctcaccttttaGGAAAGCAGAAACCTCTTTAAGCTGGGGGATTCGGTCCTCCCCGTAGCCACACTCCCTCTCCAGCTGCTGCAGACTGTCCAGGAACTGCCTGCAGGCCAAACTGGGGTAAATACTCCTCAGCTGCCGGTACACCTCCCTCCTGTTGATACAACACCACATCACTGTTCTTTAATCATCCTCAACTGTGTGTCTGCTTTAATGCAGAAATGTGCTGAGTTTACGCTACCATGTAGCTGTTTCCTCTGCTGTATACTCCACAGTGGGCAAAGAGTCCCCCCTGTGATGAAAACTTGAGTTGTGAGAATATCTGAATGATATTTGTTGCTAAATGGtcaattttaaaacatgtgaCTCACTGTTTATATCTGAAGGCAAGCTCAGAGATAAAAGCCCGTCTTTTTCTGTACTCTGGGTCCTTGTATCCCTGCAGAAAAAGTAGATTAATCACCTTAAATAAGCTGTTTTTACCCAAAAAGCTGATGTGATATTTTGTAGAAAGTCTGTGAGCACTCACTGGATGTTCTTGGTCCATGTCAGGATCAAATTTGGTTATCAATAAGTTGCATCTGTCGAGGTCTTTCATCTGTCGGGGAAACCAGGGAACTGTGACAAAGGACAATGATTAATCAGTGCTTTTGTAGCTGGCATGGATGCATATTAATAACATCATGATAAGTAATAGGTCTAATAGTAAGGAAAATCAGGCAGATACCTTTTTCGTCTGGGATTAAGCGAACATCGTCAGCCACTCTCTTCAGTGAGTTGATGAAAACGTCGAGGTCTGAGCTGTAAACTTCACACTTCATGAAGAACTCCAACTCAGTCGTGCTGTTCTTTGACTTCCTCCCTGGCCGACTTTCGATGTGGAGAAGTTTAGCTTCAAACGTCTGTGAGGGAAATCAGAAAGGTTTTAGTACCTTGGCAAAGAAGATTTTGCATTCGGAAGATATCCTTGCAGTGAAGTTTTgggaattttttaaaaccatttttatcCTTCACAgcctttcagaaaataaaatatcaattcCTTCTCCAATGAATATGAATCAATGAGTAATTTCTCTCGGTGACAATGTAACTTGTAAtcataattcagatgtttctGACGTTTTGTTTGGAAGTTTAAGTGCTAGGTGATTCATATCAGGGTTTTTTGCCTTTCCTTGAAGACAAAATCTGTGACCACAACACACAGAATATCAAAACAGACCAATCAATAAACACAATCTAAAAAAGCGTTGCATTGAGCTAAAAAACAATCATTAATTATCTTAgagaatattttatttaataaacaaaaaaggttAATACCACATCAAGCCAGTGCTTCAACACTTGATTCTCAGAAGATCTTTGGTGTTTGAGTCATTCATTTGGTCAAAAAAGTCCACAGAAAAATGCGAAAAGACACAAGAAGAAAAGATAATGGAGGTTCCTTTCTTATCTTATATCaacaaaatgattgaaaagttgATTATGAAAATAAGAGTCAAATACTTATTCATATAAATAGTTTCAGTGGTAGAAGAGGTACTAACACTCTCTATTTTCAAGGAACAAAAGACTAAGTTacatttaaaattgcaaaatgtgtcttaagtgataTGTTAAAAGCATTAtcataaaaaaaactgtcataacAAACATTCTTTGTTATTCATTTGTGTCCCTGCAGCTAGAAAACACTGCATTTGCCAAAGTATATTACTTTGGAGGATTGTATGCCTTTAGAAGCAAAAGTTAATTACCAGAAGGCTAGTTCAATATGTACACATGCAATCTTTATGTGTATTAACAAAACAGCTCTTGCCTGACTTCAGGCTGTTCAGAGAGCAGCTGAAAGGCTTCTAACTGAGCTCACCAGACTCACGACTTTTAGTGGCCCACTGTACCTGTTTGAAAACTTAGGGAGGTTTTCTTTCAGGCCATTGCTCCACAGCTATGGGATGCCGTTTCTCTGTTTTATGCTGTATATAGACTATACAATTCTTTTAAGAAACAGCTAGAAACACATAGATTTAGACACGTTTTTAGTTCAAGTACAGATCTAACAATATCGATACCTGCTTTgataacacaacaaaaaaaacagaaattcaaaGCATCAAATATTTGGAAGTTTCTTGTTTTCCAGTAACAAAATTTCAGCCAAACTCATGCTAACTGTCAAAACTGCACATAAAATACTGAGCTTGCAGTGCTGCAATTCACCTTATTGATGATTAATTAGGCCTGATTTTAGCAATTAATCCCACTTGTCTAGCTTTTTTGCTAACATAATTTTTTTCCAGGCTTTATGCCTtgattttgataggacagctgaagagagatgTGAAACATGGtaagagagagtggggaaacaTATGAACCAAACAGCACAGAGTGCGTTGAGGACTGAAGCTTCCGTATATGGGGCGCCTGCTTCaccagctgagctaaactggcatcCAGAAAaacctttctttttaaaaatgaaaatctaaatTTTCTCTTGAGCTTCCTCTGCCACTCCCTTTGGTTGAAAACAACCACGCTGGTTGGAATCACCTCGTCAGAATGAAAAACATTTGGATAATTTGTGCAAAAGCCCGCCTTTACTGTTCAACACATGAATaacagcacacatgcatttgaGCAGATGTGCAGTGAAGAGCAGGGGCGACTCTGCTGACTATACTCCCCTCACGCAGACTACTTTATATCTGGGTGCCACATTCGGTACATCTGCAGTCTGattaagcatttttattctctATATCCACACAAGATTGGATTGGATTAGTCATCAATATCCATTTTCTCTATATTTCTTGCACCCATGTTGCAATATTTATCaggaaagaacattaaaaaatataggaaaaataATCAGAGCATGCAAAGAGCTTGGTTTCACCTTTCATTTCcattatttctatttatatatAGTCAATTAAGATAACTATTTGGGTTAAAAATTTAGACTAAGCCATCATTTTTATCCCCATTGTCAACTTCATCAGATATTCATCAACTCAGTCAGATGATGATTTTGAcgattttacaaataaatgcatCATCCTGTTTCTttcattctgcttttttgtaaaacatcagctaaTCTATATGCAATgactaatttatttaaaaagatgagTTTAAAATTGTTGATATTAAAGATGAAGTAAGAGAAtcatgaaaatttaaaagaagtgaaaataatgcattttattactAAATATCATGACCAAATACCAGCATTACATAACTGAGAACTTTTCATCTGGAATTAATAAAtagaaattaaatacatttaagtgTATACATAAATATCTTCttcaaattaattaaaacagAAGTACAAAGTCAAGTTCAGAACaggttttgtcccttttctcaaGAATCAGGGATATTTATCCTTCATGTTCTTTCGTGCACACattagacagaaaaatacagacaaaagaTAAAGGTTTACAATTAAATGTGGCacttaaagcctactgtataagtgcGAGAAACAATTTGACATAAAAGATTTTCAGGGGAAATAATTTTTCTAAGTATGACTTAAAAGAGCAAAATGTAGCTGTCACTGCTCTAGAGTTGAATGAGGCAGGGTGTTAACGTGAAGTGAAGGAGGGAAAATGTACAGAAAGTCAACATGGCAAAGCAGAATGgaaaaagatacattttaatGACTATCAACAAAGTAAATGTTTATGGTCAATTATTTGACAATTTTTGAGCAAAAAGAGGCCATGTAAATATTAACTATTACTCAGAGTTTAAACAGAAACTTGGGGAGAAAAGCAAGTTTCTGAATGTAAATATGTATCAATGCAAATTCTTAATAATCTTTGTCAAAAGTGTTTTGCACACAGCACAGCTGGAGGTCTTTCCCAAAGAGAGGAGCTGTCTTTGGAAACCACTGATGCTTTTAACTCCTTTGAACCCTCTTTTTTAACTTGAGGGAGCACTTACACATTTATGAAAGATTTTAACTAAAGCTGTAACAATACATTTAACTCACTCAGTTCATGATGCaatttgaaaactttttttttttttttttacagtttcacTATTTTTACATGAGATTCCAAAATTTAGGGATGGAAATTGATATGACTTTATATTCATGCCATTATTGATAAGTTAAGGCTTTTATTTACTTCACTTGACAAAATGATCCTTCCTTTAAAATGCGACAGACCTTTAATTATTCTGGGGGAATTGTAAAACTGTTAATTACACTAGAAAGAATATTCAACTGTGTATAAGGTTaggaaatcattttaaatgaaaaactagGGAATGCAATTTGTGAAGAAATTGCACTGTAATTGCTGCTTACTAAACCAACTGATGCTTTATTGCTAATGTTGAGTATACTGTGGAAAAGCTGCAGCTAAACTTACAGTAAAGAGAACCTTATGCTAAACTGTTGGTAGAGaaggaaaaggaaagaaaagataGTAGGGAGGAATATTGAAACACTAGCAGTTAAGAAAAACGAattaaaagggtgaaaagcaaTGAGATATTAAAGGGTAGACaccaaatgtttgatttttggaaAAGACTTCACATAATTCAAAGTCAGCTTCCAAAAGTCAAATTAGCAATAAAGCTGCTATGTATGTCTTTTTTGCTATTTGGAATTTTTGGCCAAAGATGTagaattttcaagaaaatgtttGCCAAATGTTTCATACATGTGAGCACAATGACACAACATAGGCACCAATGCACAGAAACACATTCAACATGACTAATTCAtatctaaaatacatttcaaatcaaatatttctaaccttttataaaatataatggttttaaagtgtTGTTACTACGCCATATAGAAGAAGACGGTGCGTCTCAACGGCTGTTTACCTTATAAGGCTTTAATTTGAAATCGACCGTTGGCCCGTTTTACCTGATGGCGCAGTTACAAATAGGACATCTCGACTCTCTCCAGCTCTGAtgattgaagaaaaaaaatttcgACATTTTTTAAACGTGAATATTAGATTAGCTTAGAGCAATTTATATAAAATATAGTTAGGTCTTGTGTATAGCTTTTTTATTGGTCAAACTGACCGTTTACCAAAGTTTGCGCATTTTAGCTAACTTAACCGTTCTCCATTAAAGGATGCTTCTATTGAATTTTGTCTCTCACCTCAAATATTTTCCCAGTCTTGAAGAACCCCTCGTTTTTCTCGTTGCTGAGAGCGAACAGGACGCTGACGGTGACCCTGCCATCCTTCTCTTCGAACACGGAGCCGTCCCCATACCGGGAGGGCCCCGGGGAGCCCGCCGAGCTGCCGCTTCGCTCCCGCCGAGTATCCTCTATCAGACTCTGCTTCGTGTCGCTGAACGGAGCCGCCTGCACCGCGCTGTCTGTCTTCATGAGCTCGGCTGGAGGATTTCACTGGAGCAGACGGTATGAGTGTCATGTCTCCTCACCTCAACACAGGTGGTTTATATAGGCTGTCATCTGAGGGGCGCGTGGAGAGCACTTACGCAAACAGCACGTGCGTTTGTCTGCTTTTAGGGGGCCTTTTGTGCGTCATGATGATAGGTTTCTTTACGGGATAAAAATAGAGCTTTTATGGAGAGAAAATAATTCAGTGAAGCACagattgcacaaaaaaaatatacatttgatAAATCAAGGATTTAGTCAACCAAAAGAGGTCACAAAGGTTACATAATTTTTTACTTCATCTTATTTAAGGAAAGAAACGTATTTATGCTAACTGCCAAAATGACTTCTTTAGATTTATGGCTGCAAAAGCATTCAACAAATGGCCTATTATAACTGTACTAAGATCTTCCCCAACACTGACAGAACACAACTGCCTTAAAAACGCCTACAATATTAGTTTCTGTCATAATTTGTTATAAGAAATGCTGGAGGCAGAATACAATTAATCTCCATGTAAACACTATGGCACTGATACATTTGGTGATGTGGGTCTTTAAGATAAGCATGCATGTTTTTCCATGATATTGCAGTAATGTAGGGATCCTGCATTGTTGctgtcatttaaaacatttattttaaggattcttttttcacattattCAGCTACTTTTACATATAAATTGTTTTTCCAATAATAATGGGTAAATCATTCCAAATTTTGCTTTTGACGCCTTGCACCCCATTCAGTGTCGTGTGACCCCCtctttgagaaccactgttgtTCTTACTATATTATACAGCCATTTCTCTTAAGTAAAATTCGAGTAAAGTATCCCTTTTCctatttactttttactttgatTAGCAGTACTTTAATGAGGCTTCTGTCAATGAAAAAGGACACCttagggcagtggttttcaatgtGGGGGTCTGGACCCCCTTGAGCCTCATGAGACACTCAGAGGGGGTCAACAGATGCCttcctaaaaacaaaaaaatagtttaaaattatttcaaaatttatattttacaaatttttcacaagaatatttacataaaacaagttacatgttaaaaaaaatatggcaGTTTGGTGGGATTTATGCAGAAATTAAAGCAACgttttaaaaatccttaaaatcgAAGTCTGCACACAACTGATCTTGAATGTGCaaggctgtgttcaactatgcttccACCTCATGGGACACAGTAGGGTCtgcggtctctggcacctttattgtgggggggggggggacttcAAAGGTTCAGCACCTTGGTCTGAGGATTGACTcaaccccagtcatgctctggatttCCCTGCATATTACCAGGCTCATGGGAAAAATCATCtattaaaagaaataacaaCAAAGTTCACACCCTTAGAGCAGAGTACGGGGTGGATATGGTGAGGGAAACACGGGGCTAGGGTACCGTCTGGGTGGCTAGTAGGTTTCCACAGGCCCCTGGTTGtgttgtggatgtcccaaggaccTGAAAACCACGAATAATCTCCAGGTGTATCACCAGGGGGGAAAAGGCCTCGACAGGATGCCATgaagctcgaccttggctgctgagtgacatACTTTTGTGTTGATATGTGTTGGATTTGACTCTGACCACCCCCTCACTCTCTCCAGCtccaggttgtggcacatcaaccccatgatgaatccttagcgcccTCATGGGACACAGTAGGGTCtgcggtctctggcacctttattgtGGGGGGGGACTTCAAAGGTTCAGCACCTTGGTCTGAGGATTGACTcaaccccagtcatgctctggatttCCCTGCATATTACCAGGCTCATGGGAAAAATCATCtattaaaagaaataacaaCAAAGTTCACACCCTTAGAGCAGAGTACGGGGTGGATATGGTGAGGGAAACAAGGGGCTAGGGTACCGTCTGGGTGGCTAGTAGGTTTCCACAGGCCCCTGGTTGtgttgtggatgtcccaaggaccTGAGAACCACGAATAATCTCCAGGT
This region includes:
- the th2 gene encoding tyrosine hydroxylase 2; amino-acid sequence: MKTDSAVQAAPFSDTKQSLIEDTRRERSGSSAGSPGPSRYGDGSVFEEKDGRVTVSVLFALSNEKNEGFFKTGKIFETFEAKLLHIESRPGRKSKNSTTELEFFMKCEVYSSDLDVFINSLKRVADDVRLIPDEKVPWFPRQMKDLDRCNLLITKFDPDMDQEHPGYKDPEYRKRRAFISELAFRYKQGDSLPTVEYTAEETATWREVYRQLRSIYPSLACRQFLDSLQQLERECGYGEDRIPQLKEVSAFLKEKTGFQLRPVAGLLSARDFLNSLAFRVFQCTQYIRHSSAPMHSPEPDCCHELLGHIPMLADKEFAQFSQEIGLASLGATDEDIEKLSTLYWFTVEFGLCKQNGEVKAYGAGLLSSYGELVYALSNEPEYKPFNPEETAVQPYQDQTYQPVYFVSESFEDAKTKLRRYSATIKRPFTVRYDPFTCSVEVLDQPGKIQNALSQMREELKTLHSALEKLSTS